The Primulina huaijiensis isolate GDHJ02 chromosome 6, ASM1229523v2, whole genome shotgun sequence genomic sequence attcgtaaaaataaagaaaacacacgaggaggatattctccgataaatacaagactggtgagtatgataaccaaaataattaaaaataacctcgtgaaagccatcttctttttttcttcgaaaatttgatgaagaataatttttagagaagaagagaaagttggagtgattgaatgtatttgtgagattgtatttatagagcaaaaactagccgttttgttaccgtttattaccgttggtgtataagaaaataaatgtatgtatttgtataattttatggtaataatatggtgtatataatattagtcatatttaaataattatgtatatcatatcacattattataattaggtgtcataagttattttgtttaaaaaaccttataggcttttatacttgtcgtatcccttaccgggagtgtgggatgtcgtcttaacatcctcccaggatttataacaagtttttgaaaaaattatttttattatttctaacaataacattatattatatattacatatataaacaataaataaataacagtaaaataaatattattacttttgttacctttttcttctgttcggagcttggaaaaatatggaggacttttagagcttcgtgctgataacgtgttgtgaaaaagtaaaaatttacggtaaaaagtaaaaatctcaaactctcaaaattatcacactacacactttataatatttttctctcaactcaattgtgattttcttcacaaatgagagatctatttatagaaaatttttacaaataatccaaaaataaaatacatcattacctacatcatcacacactaattttcaatattcaacacctaattttacctaattttcaacattcaacattcacattttcaacacaaatatttaacacatttttaaataatttttcaacagtttgtttgtttttttttttttgggtaggATGAGCGAACCTGTTTAGTGGTCTGTTTGGCAAAGTGGGGTGGGTCTACTCGACATGACATATCCAACTCTTTTTACTTGATTCTAATTAAATGaattgcaataaaataaaattgattagTTTCGAAGAGTTATTTTTGGAAGACAACGGAGTTGTATTGTCCTAAAAGtcaagaaattaaattaaaagttattaaCTGAATaggttattattaattaaagataatatATATACTTAGGTTAAACCTGGGTTTAATATGAACTTTAAGAAATTTGTACATTCGGGTTTATCATgatttgtaaattattttataacaaTCATTATGTATGACAATAAATTGAGTCTAAACTCGACCCCGTTTTAAATCTACGGCCGGCTAGACAGGATTTAGACCCGACATAGCGGGCCTACAAGTGGGTTCGAGACAAGTCTCGGGTTTGGTTAAATCTGCTATGACCCACCTCGTCTCGCCAAAATATgtctatatatttaaaatataaaatatatatgtatatatagtattgatgatataattatatttttcactaaataattaataacttatttatatttttagtttataaaatttttggatgaaaattattttattttattattacatgtttaatatgaaaatatattattataaatttttttgggtaACAATTGAATACAAGTCGATATATTTTAACttgtgataaatttttttgtcacaagtatcaataatataaattggatatataaatttaataatttgttattttaaaattttttattgaataaatataaatttatatattttgagtgagTCCAACTCAGATTGAACCTGCCGTGTTTTCGGGACGAGACTGAGCGAGTCTAAAAGAAAACAAGACGGGTCCTGAATTTGACCAAACATGCCTCAACTCGAACATGAACCCGTTACCATCCCTAACAACGATATCTTTATTTCAACTATATTATTaaacttttatataaaatagattcttattaaaaaaaatgaaaaatttattacttttaaaataatgaaattagttatatttaaataattatttctaatatataaatatacaaacctggaaaagattaaaaaaattaaaaaaaataaaattgataaaattgAATGTTTAGTGTCGGTTTGCACAAATTTGTACCAGAACAATAATTAGTCATTCAGTTACCACAAAATTGGGTAACAATAAAAGTCATTATCCAGAGCTTCGAATTCACCTCTATCGTCCATCGGAACGCACTCGGAGGGAATAATGGTTTGCGAAAAGTGTAAGCTTTTTTCCTTCATGGTGTCGGCCCAATTAGATATTTTGTTCGAATAATTTGTGGATTAATCAATTAGGGTTTTGTAGATTGGAGATTTGTGATCGTTTATTGTGTTTGCCAATATTCGTGCAGGTGAGAAGAAGCTTTCGAAGGTAATAGTGCCGGACAAATGGAAAGAAGGGGCACGGAACACTACTGAAGGTTCTGGCCGTAAGATCAACGAGAACAAGCTGCTCTCCAAAAAAAACAGGTTCCATTCTCATTTATTGCTTACTTGTTACCGATTTCCTGTACAATTTTAACGtgcaatgttttttttaaaaatctaaatttaataaatcacggcatttaataattttgtatttgCGGTGGTGCGTGCGTGAGCGAGCGAGGGGTCTTAGTTCGAGTGCTCAACCGCGTTGACGAGTCCAATTTGCCACTAAAATTGGAAAATCTTCACAATATATATCTGTAAAAAGTTTGATTGTTCGTAAAACATTGCAAATCTCACTTTACTTTGAATTCAATGTGTTGAATTTCTGATAGATTGTCTTTCATTGCTTTTGGTTCGTGTGTTTCGTATTTATTCTAGGAAATTTGTAGATGAATAAGCATTGACCAATAAATTCTTATTATGCCTTTTTGTTGGTGATAAATGTGGATCAATCTCAAAGCTCGCCTTCTTGAAAAATCGCTGTTTGTTGCACGTTGTGAAATTGAGATGCAAATAAATGCTAAGATTTATCTCTTATTATTCTATTTTTTCTACTACATCCTTCGCCTTCTTCAATTGTCTGAAGAAAATCTTTGACAGTTCTTCTCTTACAAAATCTACAATTTGCAAGTTCTGTTGGCTTTCAATTTGAAAGTATGTGGTTCCTACGAGATTTGATCAATGCCTCCTAGGTGTGAATGCTTGGGCTGCTGAGCTATTTTCTTGCATTTCTAGCTGCTTGCACACTCCAAATTTAATACCACAGGGTGATTTAGTCTATTTTCTAGAGTTTGTTAAACCTATGTCTTTCTTGGAAAATCAGGCGCGAAAATTGAATCTCATTTATGTGTGTAGGTGTTCATATACTCCGGTAGGTTTATCCCTGTTCTAAATTTTAGTAAACTGGGTCTATTGCAGATGGGCACCTTATGGACAAACCAAGTGTATCATCTGTAAGCAGCAAGTACATCAAGAGGGCAAATACTGCCATACCTGTGCTTACAGCAAAGGTGCGAATTAATTTTGTTTCCTGGAGATCTTGTTTGGAAAGCATATATAAGATACATATTTATTGTGTGTAATGCAGGAGTATGTGCGATGTGTGGAAAGCAAGTTCTTGATACGAAGTTATACAAACAAAGCAACGTATAGGTGATGCAATCTTCAGTCTGTCTCATAGATTTAAACTAAATGTAAGAGATGATTGTGTGCTGTGTGTTACTTTCTTTTGCTGGAGAACTTTGGTAACAATGGAATACCACTTTGATCGTTGCTTCGATCTGCATTTCTTAACCAAAAATTGCCCTTTAACTGAAATTTCCTTTTGTGCCCATTTTCCTCCAggttattaatatttaaatgctTAACTATCGAGGATTATAATAATCTCTCCCCATCTGATCATGGTTTGTGAGAACTCAAATGCATCATTTAGATGTTAATATTAAGCAtttgtttagtatttttttttgcaaaaaaatgTGACTTGTTGAACGGGAGACCCCATtagttttgaaaataacaaTCTCGATGCATACAAAGAGATCGGAGATCACCCCtcaaattacaaataaaaaataaatcaaaacctCACCATTTATAGGGAATCATTATCTGTATAACATACCTTATAATATTGACACGGATTTTCTCTCCATGCGTGGATGCTTCAAGTTGAGTGCATCTCAGTTCAATCGAGTGTATGTGAAACAAACGATACAATATTAGAAAATCTTGAATATATAGCTCACATAATGGACATGAAAGATATTTGCACTCGACTCAATCTCTCCCGTAGGTAAGTCTAGCTTTACCCAATTGTTTGTGAGCCGGTCGGATCCATTGAAAATAACTGTCTTTCAACTCTTTGCAGTCGTTTCTCCGATCCCTTCATTGAAAATCATGTacaatcaataatt encodes the following:
- the LOC140979350 gene encoding uncharacterized protein, with the translated sequence MVCEKCEKKLSKVIVPDKWKEGARNTTEGSGRKINENKLLSKKNRWAPYGQTKCIICKQQVHQEGKYCHTCAYSKGVCAMCGKQVLDTKLYKQSNV